In the Thermodesulfobacteriota bacterium genome, GGGTCGGGGAGTGGGTCATCCGCCAGGCGGGATTCGCCGGCCTGTTCGCCGGGGCGTCCGCCGTCGCCGTCCTTTCCGCCCTTCTCCCGGCCGGCATGCGCGAGCCCGCCGCGCGGGAGCGCATCTCCTTCGCGTCGCTCGCGGTCTATCTCACGCGGCCGTTCCTTCTTCCGAACACCGCCGGGTGCCTCTTCGGCATGGCGTACGGATCGATCTTCACGTTCCTCCCCGTCTACCTGCTGGGCGGCGGAAGGGGGTCGATCGGCGTGTTCATGTTCGTCTACTCCGCCACGGTCATCGCCACCCGGGTGATGGGGCGCCGGCTCCTCGACCGGCTTCCCCACGAATGGGTGACGCTGGTCTCCCTGCTCCTGCTGTGCGGAGGGAACCTGCTGATCCCCTTCGCCGGAGCGGGGGCGGCGCTTTCCGTCGCGGGGGCCGCCGCGGGGGCGGGTCACGGGCTGCTCTTCCCCGCCCTCTCCGCGCTGGTGCTGGAACGGTCGCGGGGCGAATCCGGCGGGATGGCGATGGCGATGTTCAGCGGGTCGTTCGACATGGGGATGGTGACGGGAGCGGCCGCCTTCGGGTTCGTCGCCGAGCGCTTCGGCTACGGGGCGATGTTCTGCGCCGCCGCCGCCGCGGTGGGGGCGGGGACGCTGGCGTTCTACCTCTTCGATCCGGCGTTCAGGAAACCAGCGCGTCCCGAACCCGGGCCATGAGCTCCGGGATCTCCGCCTCGGCGCGCCCCGCCGTCGGGATGGGGTCGAACAGCTCGACGACCACGCGCCCCGGCCGGGCGGCGATCGCTCCGTGCGGAAGAACGTCGCCGCTCCCGGAGATCCGAACCGGGACGATCGGGAGCCCCGTCCGGATCGCGATGTGGAAGCCGCCCTTCTTCAGCGGCTGGAGATTTCCGTCCTTGCTCCTCGTCCCCTCCGGATAGATCAGGATCGACTGGTTCCCGCGGAGCCCCTCCGCCGCGTTCGCCATCGCCCCGCGCGCCTGCCGGGCGTCGGACCGGTCCACCATGATCTGCCCCAGCGAAAGGAGGACCCACCCGAAGACCGGGATCCTCGCCAGCTCCTTCTTGAACACCCAGAACATCGGATGCGGGATCGCATACGCCAGCGAGGGGGGATCGACGTAGCTGATGTGGTTCGCCATGAAAACGTACGGCGCGCTCCGGTCCACGCGGTCCAGGCCGCGGACCTCCACCTTCACCCCGAACACGAACAGGGCGATGCCGGAATAGATCTTCGACAACCAGAGGAATATCTTCCCCTTCCGGTGCCTGCCGGGGGCGATCATGCCGATCAGCGCGGCAGGAACGCCCAGGACGAGCGTCAGCAGCGCGATGAAAGTCCATTGGAAGACAGCCCGGATCGTCAATCGGCCCTCCCCCGCCGGACGGCCTTCGCCCCGGTCGGGCAGACGGGAAGCAGCGGGCACGACGGGCACAGCGGGTTCCGCGGCCTGCACAGCTCGCGCCCCAGCCGGATGATGTTCAGGTGCAGCGGGACGTGGGCTCCCTCCGGGATGTGCGGCTCGAGCAGAAGGGCCGCCTTCGCGAGAGTGGACGACGGAGGGACCAGCCCGAGACGCCTCGTCACCCGGAGGATGTGCGTGTCGACGGGGAATGCGGGGAACCCGAGGGAGAACAGCAGCAGGATGTTCGCGGTCTTCACGCCCACGCCCTTGAGCGAGACGAGCCAGGCGCGCGCCTCCTCCATCGGCATCGCGCGGAGGAACTCGAGGGTGTAGCCGCCCCGCTCCTTTTGAAGCCGAGCCAGCGCGGAAAGGATCGCCGCCGCCTTCGCCTTCGCCAGCCCGCCCGCGCGGATCGCGCCTTCCAGCTCCGCAGGCTTGGCCGCGGCCAGCCGCGGGACCGTGGGGAACCGTCTTTTAAGCGAGGCGAACGCGCGGTCGCGGTTGGCGTCGTTCGTGTTCTGGGAAAGGATCGTCAGGACGAGGTTGTCCAGGGGGGACGTCTCGTGCCCGCAGAGCCCGGGGCTCCCGTACCGTCCGGCGAGCAGGCGGGCAATCTCGCGCAGCCGCGCGGGAAGGTCCTTCACGCGGTTCCTCCCGCCTCCGGGGGTTGCGGCTTCTGCGGCTCCGCCTTCCGCCTCAGCGTCTCGATCTCCGCCTTGAGGGCCTTCACTTCGGACCTCCGGCGGAAGTATCCCGGCAGCGCCGCGAATCCCGCTCCCAGCACGCCGGCCGCGAACGAGGCGACGATTACCACGAGGAGCTGCGTTTCGCCGGTGAGGGTCAGGAAGCGCACGGTGATGATTCCGGGGTTCTGGACGGCGAACAGCGCCACCAGCGCCAGGAGGATGACGAGGAACAGCATCGAGCCTTTCACCGGGCTTCTCCTTTCCTCCGGTCGTAGCCGGGGCCGTCGAACTCGTGGACCATCTTCCGGACCCGGGCGCACTCCCGTACTCCCCCGCAGGCGATGTCGCAGGGGTCGATGTGGGTCACCACCTGGGCGGTCCCGAGGAGCTCGTGGATCTCGTGCTCCAGGTGGTCCACCACGCGGTGCGCGTCCCCCAGCGGCAGCTCCCGGCACATCACGACATGGAAATCCACGTGCAGCTCCGGACCGGACCGCCGCGTCCGCAGGGCGTGGTAATCCCGCACCATCGGCCGGTGCGCGTCGATGATCCGCTCGATCTCCCGTACCGTTTCCCTCGGTAGCCCCCGGTCCAGCAGCTCCTGCGCCGCCCCGGCCAGCAGCGGCTGCGCGACGACGAAGATGTAGACGCCCACCGCCAGCGCGATCCCCGGGTCGAGCCACTTCCACCCGGTGAGCCGGAACAGCACCAGGGAGAACAGGACGCCCGCCCCCGAGTAAACGTCCGTTCGGAACTGGAGCGAATTGGCGACGAGCGCGGTGGAGCCGCTCGCCTCTCCATCCTTCCGGATCCGCTCGGAGAGCCACCACGAAGCCGCCATCGAGAACGCCATCACGAAGATACCCGCGTCCAGGCCGATCCCCGCCGGCGCGACTCCTTCCCGCAGGCGCCGGACCGCCTCCCATACCACCCCAGCGCCCGTCAGGGCGATGACGCCCCCCTGGAGCAGCGTCGCAACGGTCTCGACCTTCCCGTGGCCGTACGGGTGCGACTCGTCCGCCGGGTCCATCGCCTTGCGGACCGAGATCAGGTTGACGAAGGACATGAGGATATCCCCCATGTTGTCCGCCGCGGAGGCGAGGAGGCCGAGGGACCCCGCGAGGATCCCCGTCGCCAGCTTGAGGAGGCACAGGGATATGCCGCCGGCCAGGGAGAGCCGCGCGGTCCGGAGGCGAAGCTCCCTTTTTTCCCGGGGTCCCGCCGGCGCGAAGGAGTTCTGCGGCAAGTCCTTCCTCTTCCTTGATTTGACACCGTTTCCGGCTGTTGCAAGAATATCACATACCCATGCGGAGGGAGGGCGGCCCGCGGTGCAGAAGCCCAGGAAGATCTGGTCCGACGGCAAGCTCGTCAACTGGGACGAGGCGCAGGTACACGTCCTTTCCCACACGCTGCATTACGGCCTGGGGGTGTTCGAGGGGATCCGCTGCTACAAGACCGACGACGGCGGCTGCGCGGTCTTCCGCATGAAGGAGCACGTCGACCGGCTCTTCGCCTCGGCGCACATTGTACAAATTGAAATCCCTTTCACCCACGAAGAGATATGCGCCGCCATCCACAAGACGCTGCAGGCGAACGAGCTGGAGGAAGGATATATTCGGCCGATCGCGTTCCTCGGGGAGGGAGAAATGGGGCTGTTCGCCCGGTCCAACCCTGTCCGGGTGGCGATTGCGGCCTGGCCCATGGGCGCCTCCCCCGGCGAGGACAGCCAGAAGAAGGGGATCCGCGCGAAAGTTTCCTCCTTCGCCCGGCACCATATCAACGCCGCGATGTCCAAGGGGAAGGTGTGCGGCCAGTACGCCAACTTCGTGCTGGCGAAGTGGGAAGCGGTCAAGGGGGGGTATGACGAGGCGGTGCTCCTCGACGCGGAGGGGCACGTCGCGGAAGCCACCGGCGAGAACGTTTTCATCGTCCGCAACGGGATCCTCCAGACGCCGCCGCTGACCTCCGTCCTGCCGGGGATCACGCGGGACTCGGTGATCACGATCGCGCAGAAAATGGACATCCCGATCAAGGAATCCCGGCTCACCCGCGACGAGATGTACATCGCCGACGAGATGTTCCTCACAAGCACCGCCGCGGAGATCACCCCCGTACGGGAGGTGGACGACCGGAAGATCGGCGCCGGGAAGCCGGGGCCGGTCACCAAGCAGATCCAGGCGTATTTCTTCGAC is a window encoding:
- a CDS encoding MFS transporter — protein: VGEWVIRQAGFAGLFAGASAVAVLSALLPAGMREPAARERISFASLAVYLTRPFLLPNTAGCLFGMAYGSIFTFLPVYLLGGGRGSIGVFMFVYSATVIATRVMGRRLLDRLPHEWVTLVSLLLLCGGNLLIPFAGAGAALSVAGAAAGAGHGLLFPALSALVLERSRGESGGMAMAMFSGSFDMGMVTGAAAFGFVAERFGYGAMFCAAAAAVGAGTLAFYLFDPAFRKPARPEPGP
- a CDS encoding lysophospholipid acyltransferase family protein; translated protein: MTIRAVFQWTFIALLTLVLGVPAALIGMIAPGRHRKGKIFLWLSKIYSGIALFVFGVKVEVRGLDRVDRSAPYVFMANHISYVDPPSLAYAIPHPMFWVFKKELARIPVFGWVLLSLGQIMVDRSDARQARGAMANAAEGLRGNQSILIYPEGTRSKDGNLQPLKKGGFHIAIRTGLPIVPVRISGSGDVLPHGAIAARPGRVVVELFDPIPTAGRAEAEIPELMARVRDALVS
- a CDS encoding endonuclease III — translated: MKDLPARLREIARLLAGRYGSPGLCGHETSPLDNLVLTILSQNTNDANRDRAFASLKRRFPTVPRLAAAKPAELEGAIRAGGLAKAKAAAILSALARLQKERGGYTLEFLRAMPMEEARAWLVSLKGVGVKTANILLLFSLGFPAFPVDTHILRVTRRLGLVPPSSTLAKAALLLEPHIPEGAHVPLHLNIIRLGRELCRPRNPLCPSCPLLPVCPTGAKAVRRGRAD
- a CDS encoding LapA family protein, with product MKGSMLFLVILLALVALFAVQNPGIITVRFLTLTGETQLLVVIVASFAAGVLGAGFAALPGYFRRRSEVKALKAEIETLRRKAEPQKPQPPEAGGTA
- a CDS encoding cation diffusion facilitator family transporter; the encoded protein is MPQNSFAPAGPREKRELRLRTARLSLAGGISLCLLKLATGILAGSLGLLASAADNMGDILMSFVNLISVRKAMDPADESHPYGHGKVETVATLLQGGVIALTGAGVVWEAVRRLREGVAPAGIGLDAGIFVMAFSMAASWWLSERIRKDGEASGSTALVANSLQFRTDVYSGAGVLFSLVLFRLTGWKWLDPGIALAVGVYIFVVAQPLLAGAAQELLDRGLPRETVREIERIIDAHRPMVRDYHALRTRRSGPELHVDFHVVMCRELPLGDAHRVVDHLEHEIHELLGTAQVVTHIDPCDIACGGVRECARVRKMVHEFDGPGYDRRKGEAR
- a CDS encoding branched-chain amino acid transaminase; this translates as MQKPRKIWSDGKLVNWDEAQVHVLSHTLHYGLGVFEGIRCYKTDDGGCAVFRMKEHVDRLFASAHIVQIEIPFTHEEICAAIHKTLQANELEEGYIRPIAFLGEGEMGLFARSNPVRVAIAAWPMGASPGEDSQKKGIRAKVSSFARHHINAAMSKGKVCGQYANFVLAKWEAVKGGYDEAVLLDAEGHVAEATGENVFIVRNGILQTPPLTSVLPGITRDSVITIAQKMDIPIKESRLTRDEMYIADEMFLTSTAAEITPVREVDDRKIGAGKPGPVTKQIQAYFFDILRGRNALFQHWLSRC